The Coregonus clupeaformis isolate EN_2021a chromosome 6, ASM2061545v1, whole genome shotgun sequence genome has a segment encoding these proteins:
- the LOC121567335 gene encoding mediator of RNA polymerase II transcription subunit 29-like isoform X1, which translates to MAAQQQPGGPIPQVGIQQAATLQQQQLSQQQDFDPVHRFKMLIPQLKESLQNVMKIASLNLGHNTSIDNGIKSSDASVQRFDKSLEEFYALCDQLELCLRLAYECLSQSIDSAKHSPNLVPTATKPDTVQTESLSYSQYLSMIKSQISCAKDIHNALLECSKKIAGKGQPQGIL; encoded by the exons ATGGCAGCGCAGCAACAACCCGGTGGACCGATTCCCCAAGTTGGAATACAGCAAGCTGCTACACTTCAACAACAGCAGTTGAGTCAACAGCAAGATTTCGACCCTGTTCATCGATTCAAAATGCTTATTCCACAATTAAAAGAGAGCCTCCAG AATGTCATGAAGATTGCCTCTTTAAATTTGGGACATAATACATCAATTGACAATGGCAT AAAGAGCAGTGATGCCAGTGTACAGCGGTTTGACAAGAGTCTGGAAGAGTTTTATGCCCTGTGCGATCAGCTGGAACTCTGCTTa CGGCTTGCCTACGAGTGTTTATCCCAGAGCATTGACAGTGCCAAACACTCTCCTAACCTGGTCCCAACAGCCACCAAGCCTGACACCGTACAGACAGAGTCCCTGTCCTACTCACAGTACCTCAGCATGATCAAGTCACAGATCTCCTGCGCCAAAGACATTCACAACGCTTTATTGGAGTGCTCCAAGAAAATCGCAGGAAAGGGCCAGCCACAAGGAATCCTGTAG
- the LOC121567335 gene encoding mediator of RNA polymerase II transcription subunit 29-like isoform X2, which yields MKHLQLAMRCLASRELRKYRQVKNVMKIASLNLGHNTSIDNGIKSSDASVQRFDKSLEEFYALCDQLELCLRLAYECLSQSIDSAKHSPNLVPTATKPDTVQTESLSYSQYLSMIKSQISCAKDIHNALLECSKKIAGKGQPQGIL from the exons ATGAAACATCTGCAACTAGCAATGCGTTGTCTTGCATCTCGGGAATTGAGGAAGTATCGACAAGTAAAG AATGTCATGAAGATTGCCTCTTTAAATTTGGGACATAATACATCAATTGACAATGGCAT AAAGAGCAGTGATGCCAGTGTACAGCGGTTTGACAAGAGTCTGGAAGAGTTTTATGCCCTGTGCGATCAGCTGGAACTCTGCTTa CGGCTTGCCTACGAGTGTTTATCCCAGAGCATTGACAGTGCCAAACACTCTCCTAACCTGGTCCCAACAGCCACCAAGCCTGACACCGTACAGACAGAGTCCCTGTCCTACTCACAGTACCTCAGCATGATCAAGTCACAGATCTCCTGCGCCAAAGACATTCACAACGCTTTATTGGAGTGCTCCAAGAAAATCGCAGGAAAGGGCCAGCCACAAGGAATCCTGTAG